In Mycobacterium tuberculosis H37Rv, a single window of DNA contains:
- the dnaA gene encoding chromosomal replication initiator protein DnaA — MTDDPGSGFTTVWNAVVSELNGDPKVDDGPSSDANLSAPLTPQQRAWLNLVQPLTIVEGFALLSVPSSFVQNEIERHLRAPITDALSRRLGHQIQLGVRIAPPATDEADDTTVPPSENPATTSPDTTTDNDEIDDSAAARGDNQHSWPSYFTERPHNTDSATAGVTSLNRRYTFDTFVIGASNRFAHAAALAIAEAPARAYNPLFIWGESGLGKTHLLHAAGNYAQRLFPGMRVKYVSTEEFTNDFINSLRDDRKVAFKRSYRDVDVLLVDDIQFIEGKEGIQEEFFHTFNTLHNANKQIVISSDRPPKQLATLEDRLRTRFEWGLITDVQPPELETRIAILRKKAQMERLAVPDDVLELIASSIERNIRELEGALIRVTAFASLNKTPIDKALAEIVLRDLIADANTMQISAATIMAATAEYFDTTVEELRGPGKTRALAQSRQIAMYLCRELTDLSLPKIGQAFGRDHTTVMYAQRKILSEMAERREVFDHVKELTTRIRQRSKR; from the coding sequence TTGACCGATGACCCCGGTTCAGGCTTCACCACAGTGTGGAACGCGGTCGTCTCCGAACTTAACGGCGACCCTAAGGTTGACGACGGACCCAGCAGTGATGCTAATCTCAGCGCTCCGCTGACCCCTCAGCAAAGGGCTTGGCTCAATCTCGTCCAGCCATTGACCATCGTCGAGGGGTTTGCTCTGTTATCCGTGCCGAGCAGCTTTGTCCAAAACGAAATCGAGCGCCATCTGCGGGCCCCGATTACCGACGCTCTCAGCCGCCGACTCGGACATCAGATCCAACTCGGGGTCCGCATCGCTCCGCCGGCGACCGACGAAGCCGACGACACTACCGTGCCGCCTTCCGAAAATCCTGCTACCACATCGCCAGACACCACAACCGACAACGACGAGATTGATGACAGCGCTGCGGCACGGGGCGATAACCAGCACAGTTGGCCAAGTTACTTCACCGAGCGCCCGCACAATACCGATTCCGCTACCGCTGGCGTAACCAGCCTTAACCGTCGCTACACCTTTGATACGTTCGTTATCGGCGCCTCCAACCGGTTCGCGCACGCCGCCGCCTTGGCGATCGCAGAAGCACCCGCCCGCGCTTACAACCCCCTGTTCATCTGGGGCGAGTCCGGTCTCGGCAAGACACACCTGCTACACGCGGCAGGCAACTATGCCCAACGGTTGTTCCCGGGAATGCGGGTCAAATATGTCTCCACCGAGGAATTCACCAACGACTTCATTAACTCGCTCCGCGATGACCGCAAGGTCGCATTCAAACGCAGCTACCGCGACGTAGACGTGCTGTTGGTCGACGACATCCAATTCATTGAAGGCAAAGAGGGTATTCAAGAGGAGTTCTTCCACACCTTCAACACCTTGCACAATGCCAACAAGCAAATCGTCATCTCATCTGACCGCCCACCCAAGCAGCTCGCCACCCTCGAGGACCGGCTGAGAACCCGCTTTGAGTGGGGGCTGATCACTGACGTACAACCACCCGAGCTGGAGACCCGCATCGCCATCTTGCGCAAGAAAGCACAGATGGAACGGCTCGCGGTCCCCGACGATGTCCTCGAACTCATCGCCAGCAGTATCGAACGCAATATCCGTGAACTCGAGGGCGCGCTGATCCGGGTCACCGCGTTCGCCTCATTGAACAAAACACCAATCGACAAAGCGCTGGCCGAGATTGTGCTTCGCGATCTGATCGCCGACGCCAACACCATGCAAATCAGCGCGGCGACGATCATGGCTGCCACCGCCGAATACTTCGACACTACCGTCGAAGAGCTTCGCGGGCCCGGCAAGACCCGAGCACTGGCCCAGTCACGACAGATTGCGATGTACCTGTGTCGTGAGCTCACCGATCTTTCGTTGCCCAAAATCGGCCAAGCGTTCGGCCGTGATCACACAACCGTCATGTACGCCCAACGCAAGATCCTGTCCGAGATGGCCGAGCGCCGTGAGGTCTTTGATCACGTCAAAGAACTCACCACTCGCATCCGTCAGCGCTCCAAGCGCTAG
- the dnaN gene encoding DNA polymerase III subunit beta, producing the protein MDAATTRVGLTDLTFRLLRESFADAVSWVAKNLPARPAVPVLSGVLLTGSDNGLTISGFDYEVSAEAQVGAEIVSPGSVLVSGRLLSDITRALPNKPVDVHVEGNRVALTCGNARFSLPTMPVEDYPTLPTLPEETGLLPAELFAEAISQVAIAAGRDDTLPMLTGIRVEILGETVVLAATDRFRLAVRELKWSASSPDIEAAVLVPAKTLAEAAKAGIGGSDVRLSLGTGPGVGKDGLLGISGNGKRSTTRLLDAEFPKFRQLLPTEHTAVATMDVAELIEAIKLVALVADRGAQVRMEFADGSVRLSAGADDVGRAEEDLVVDYAGEPLTIAFNPTYLTDGLSSLRSERVSFGFTTAGKPALLRPVSGDDRPVAGLNGNGPFPAVSTDYVYLLMPVRLPG; encoded by the coding sequence ATGGACGCGGCTACGACAAGAGTTGGCCTCACCGACTTGACGTTTCGTTTGCTACGAGAGTCTTTCGCCGATGCGGTGTCGTGGGTGGCTAAAAATCTGCCAGCCAGGCCCGCGGTGCCGGTGCTCTCCGGCGTGTTGTTGACCGGCTCGGACAACGGTCTGACGATTTCCGGATTCGACTACGAGGTTTCCGCCGAGGCCCAGGTTGGCGCTGAAATTGTTTCTCCTGGAAGCGTTTTAGTTTCTGGCCGATTGTTGTCCGATATTACCCGGGCGTTGCCTAACAAGCCCGTAGACGTTCATGTCGAAGGTAACCGGGTCGCATTGACCTGCGGTAACGCCAGGTTTTCGCTACCGACGATGCCAGTCGAGGATTATCCGACGCTGCCGACGCTGCCGGAAGAGACCGGATTGTTGCCTGCGGAATTATTCGCCGAGGCAATCAGTCAGGTCGCTATCGCCGCCGGCCGGGACGACACGTTGCCTATGTTGACCGGCATCCGGGTCGAAATCCTCGGTGAGACGGTGGTTTTGGCCGCTACCGACAGGTTTCGCCTGGCTGTTCGAGAACTGAAGTGGTCGGCGTCGTCGCCAGATATCGAAGCGGCTGTGCTGGTCCCGGCCAAGACGCTGGCCGAGGCCGCCAAAGCGGGCATCGGCGGCTCTGACGTTCGTTTGTCGTTGGGTACTGGGCCGGGGGTGGGCAAGGATGGCCTGCTCGGTATCAGTGGGAACGGCAAGCGCAGCACCACGCGACTTCTTGATGCCGAGTTCCCGAAGTTTCGGCAGTTGCTACCAACCGAACACACCGCGGTGGCCACCATGGACGTGGCCGAGTTGATCGAAGCGATCAAGCTGGTTGCGTTGGTAGCTGATCGGGGCGCGCAGGTGCGCATGGAGTTCGCTGATGGCAGCGTGCGGCTTTCTGCGGGTGCCGATGATGTTGGACGAGCCGAGGAAGATCTTGTTGTTGACTATGCCGGTGAACCATTGACGATTGCGTTTAACCCAACCTATCTAACGGACGGTTTGAGTTCGTTGCGCTCGGAGCGAGTGTCTTTCGGGTTTACGACTGCGGGTAAGCCTGCCTTGCTACGTCCGGTGTCCGGGGACGATCGCCCTGTGGCGGGTCTGAATGGCAACGGTCCGTTCCCGGCGGTGTCGACGGACTATGTCTATCTGTTGATGCCGGTTCGGTTGCCGGGCTGA
- the recF gene encoding DNA replication/repair protein RecF (single-stranded DNA-binding protein), whose product MYVRHLGLRDFRSWACVDLELHPGRTVFVGPNGYGKTNLIEALWYSTTLGSHRVSADLPLIRVGTDRAVISTIVVNDGRECAVDLEIATGRVNKARLNRSSVRSTRDVVGVLRAVLFAPEDLGLVRGDPADRRRYLDDLAIVRRPAIAAVRAEYERVLRQRTALLKSVPGARYRGDRGVFDTLEVWDSRLAEHGAELVAARIDLVNQLAPEVKKAYQLLAPESRSASIGYRASMDVTGPSEQSDIDRQLLAARLLAALAARRDAELERGVCLVGPHRDDLILRLGDQPAKGFASHGEAWSLAVALRLAAYQLLRVDGGEPVLLLDDVFAELDVMRRRALATAAESAEQVLVTAAVLEDIPAGWDARRVHIDVRADDTGSMSVVLP is encoded by the coding sequence GTGTACGTCCGTCATTTGGGGCTGCGTGACTTCCGGTCCTGGGCATGTGTAGATCTGGAATTGCATCCAGGGCGGACGGTTTTTGTTGGGCCTAACGGTTATGGTAAGACGAATCTTATTGAGGCACTGTGGTATTCGACGACGTTAGGTTCGCACCGCGTTAGCGCCGATTTGCCGTTGATCCGGGTAGGTACCGATCGTGCGGTGATCTCCACGATCGTGGTGAACGACGGTAGAGAATGTGCCGTCGACCTCGAGATCGCCACGGGGCGAGTCAACAAAGCGCGATTGAATCGATCATCGGTCCGAAGTACACGTGATGTGGTCGGAGTGCTTCGAGCTGTGTTGTTTGCCCCTGAGGATCTGGGGTTGGTTCGTGGGGATCCCGCTGACCGGCGGCGCTATCTGGATGATCTGGCGATCGTGCGTAGGCCTGCGATCGCTGCGGTACGAGCCGAATATGAGAGGGTGTTGCGCCAGCGGACGGCGTTATTGAAGTCCGTACCTGGAGCACGGTATCGGGGTGACCGGGGTGTGTTTGACACTCTTGAGGTATGGGACAGTCGTTTGGCGGAGCACGGGGCTGAACTGGTGGCCGCCCGCATCGATTTGGTCAACCAGTTGGCACCGGAAGTGAAGAAGGCATACCAGCTGTTGGCGCCGGAATCGCGATCGGCGTCTATCGGTTATCGGGCCAGCATGGATGTAACCGGTCCCAGCGAGCAGTCAGATATCGATCGGCAATTGTTAGCAGCTCGGCTGTTGGCGGCGCTGGCGGCCCGTCGGGATGCCGAACTCGAGCGTGGGGTTTGTCTAGTTGGTCCGCACCGTGACGACCTAATACTGCGACTAGGCGATCAACCCGCGAAAGGATTTGCTAGCCATGGGGAGGCGTGGTCGTTGGCGGTGGCACTGCGGTTGGCGGCCTATCAACTGTTACGCGTTGATGGTGGTGAGCCGGTGTTGTTGCTCGACGACGTGTTCGCCGAACTGGATGTCATGCGCCGTCGAGCGTTGGCGACGGCGGCCGAGTCCGCCGAACAGGTGTTGGTGACTGCCGCGGTGCTCGAGGATATTCCCGCCGGCTGGGACGCCAGGCGGGTGCACATCGATGTGCGTGCCGATGACACCGGATCGATGTCGGTGGTTCTGCCATGA
- the gyrB gene encoding DNA gyrase subunit B (Belongs to the type II topoisomerase family.) — MAAQKKKAQDEYGAASITILEGLEAVRKRPGMYIGSTGERGLHHLIWEVVDNAVDEAMAGYATTVNVVLLEDGGVEVADDGRGIPVATHASGIPTVDVVMTQLHAGGKFDSDAYAISGGLHGVGVSVVNALSTRLEVEIKRDGYEWSQVYEKSEPLGLKQGAPTKKTGSTVRFWADPAVFETTEYDFETVARRLQEMAFLNKGLTINLTDERVTQDEVVDEVVSDVAEAPKSASERAAESTAPHKVKSRTFHYPGGLVDFVKHINRTKNAIHSSIVDFSGKGTGHEVEIAMQWNAGYSESVHTFANTINTHEGGTHEEGFRSALTSVVNKYAKDRKLLKDKDPNLTGDDIREGLAAVISVKVSEPQFEGQTKTKLGNTEVKSFVQKVCNEQLTHWFEANPTDAKVVVNKAVSSAQARIAARKARELVRRKSATDIGGLPGKLADCRSTDPRKSELYVVEGDSAGGSAKSGRDSMFQAILPLRGKIINVEKARIDRVLKNTEVQAIITALGTGIHDEFDIGKLRYHKIVLMADADVDGQHISTLLLTLLFRFMRPLIENGHVFLAQPPLYKLKWQRSDPEFAYSDRERDGLLEAGLKAGKKINKEDGIQRYKGLGEMDAKELWETTMDPSVRVLRQVTLDDAAAADELFSILMGEDVDARRSFITRNAKDVRFLDV, encoded by the coding sequence GTGGCTGCCCAGAAAAAGAAGGCCCAAGACGAATACGGCGCTGCGTCTATCACCATTCTCGAAGGGCTGGAGGCCGTCCGCAAACGTCCCGGCATGTACATTGGCTCGACCGGTGAGCGCGGTTTACACCATCTCATTTGGGAGGTGGTCGACAACGCGGTCGACGAGGCGATGGCCGGTTATGCAACCACAGTGAACGTAGTGCTGCTTGAGGATGGCGGTGTCGAGGTCGCCGACGACGGCCGCGGCATTCCGGTCGCCACCCACGCCTCCGGCATACCGACCGTCGACGTGGTGATGACACAACTACATGCCGGCGGCAAGTTCGACTCGGACGCGTATGCGATATCTGGTGGTCTGCACGGCGTCGGCGTGTCGGTGGTTAACGCGCTATCCACCCGGCTCGAAGTCGAGATCAAGCGCGACGGGTACGAGTGGTCTCAGGTTTATGAGAAGTCGGAACCCCTGGGCCTCAAGCAAGGGGCGCCGACCAAGAAGACGGGGTCAACGGTGCGGTTCTGGGCCGACCCCGCTGTTTTCGAAACCACGGAATACGACTTCGAAACCGTCGCCCGCCGGCTGCAAGAGATGGCGTTCCTCAACAAGGGGCTGACCATCAACCTGACCGACGAGAGGGTGACCCAAGACGAGGTCGTCGACGAAGTGGTCAGCGACGTCGCCGAGGCGCCGAAGTCGGCAAGTGAACGCGCAGCCGAATCCACTGCACCGCACAAAGTTAAGAGCCGCACCTTTCACTATCCGGGTGGCCTGGTGGACTTCGTGAAACACATCAACCGCACCAAGAACGCGATTCATAGCAGCATCGTGGACTTTTCCGGCAAGGGCACCGGGCACGAGGTGGAGATCGCGATGCAATGGAACGCCGGGTATTCGGAGTCGGTGCACACCTTCGCCAACACCATCAACACCCACGAGGGCGGCACCCACGAAGAGGGCTTCCGCAGCGCGCTGACGTCGGTGGTGAACAAGTACGCCAAGGACCGCAAGCTACTGAAGGACAAGGACCCCAACCTCACCGGTGACGATATCCGGGAAGGCCTGGCCGCTGTGATCTCGGTGAAGGTCAGCGAACCGCAGTTCGAGGGCCAGACCAAGACCAAGTTGGGCAACACCGAGGTCAAATCGTTTGTGCAGAAGGTCTGTAACGAACAGCTGACCCACTGGTTTGAAGCCAACCCCACCGACGCGAAAGTCGTTGTGAACAAGGCTGTGTCCTCGGCGCAAGCCCGTATCGCGGCACGTAAGGCACGAGAGTTGGTGCGGCGTAAGAGCGCCACCGACATCGGTGGATTGCCCGGCAAGCTGGCCGATTGCCGTTCCACGGATCCGCGCAAGTCCGAACTGTATGTCGTAGAAGGTGACTCGGCCGGCGGTTCTGCAAAAAGCGGTCGCGATTCGATGTTCCAGGCGATACTTCCGCTGCGCGGCAAGATCATCAATGTGGAGAAAGCGCGCATCGACCGGGTGCTAAAGAACACCGAAGTTCAGGCGATCATCACGGCGCTGGGCACCGGGATCCACGACGAGTTCGATATCGGCAAGCTGCGCTACCACAAGATCGTGCTGATGGCCGACGCCGATGTTGACGGCCAACATATTTCCACGCTGTTGTTGACGTTGTTGTTCCGGTTCATGCGGCCGCTCATCGAGAACGGGCATGTGTTTTTGGCACAACCGCCGCTGTACAAACTCAAGTGGCAGCGCAGTGACCCGGAATTCGCATACTCCGACCGCGAGCGCGACGGTCTGCTGGAGGCGGGGCTGAAGGCCGGGAAGAAGATCAACAAGGAAGACGGCATTCAGCGGTACAAGGGTCTAGGTGAAATGGACGCTAAGGAGTTGTGGGAGACCACCATGGATCCCTCGGTTCGTGTGTTGCGTCAAGTGACGCTGGACGACGCCGCCGCCGCCGACGAGTTGTTCTCCATCCTGATGGGCGAGGACGTCGACGCGCGGCGCAGCTTTATCACCCGCAACGCCAAGGATGTTCGGTTCCTGGATGTCTAA
- the gyrA gene encoding DNA gyrase subunit A, whose translation MTDTTLPPDDSLDRIEPVDIEQEMQRSYIDYAMSVIVGRALPEVRDGLKPVHRRVLYAMFDSGFRPDRSHAKSARSVAETMGNYHPHGDASIYDSLVRMAQPWSLRYPLVDGQGNFGSPGNDPPAAMRYTEARLTPLAMEMLREIDEETVDFIPNYDGRVQEPTVLPSRFPNLLANGSGGIAVGMATNIPPHNLRELADAVFWALENHDADEEETLAAVMGRVKGPDFPTAGLIVGSQGTADAYKTGRGSIRMRGVVEVEEDSRGRTSLVITELPYQVNHDNFITSIAEQVRDGKLAGISNIEDQSSDRVGLRIVIEIKRDAVAKVVINNLYKHTQLQTSFGANMLAIVDGVPRTLRLDQLIRYYVDHQLDVIVRRTTYRLRKANERAHILRGLVKALDALDEVIALIRASETVDIARAGLIELLDIDEIQAQAILDMQLRRLAALERQRIIDDLAKIEAEIADLEDILAKPERQRGIVRDELAEIVDRHGDDRRTRIIAADGDVSDEDLIAREDVVVTITETGYAKRTKTDLYRSQKRGGKGVQGAGLKQDDIVAHFFVCSTHDLILFFTTQGRVYRAKAYDLPEASRTARGQHVANLLAFQPEERIAQVIQIRGYTDAPYLVLATRNGLVKKSKLTDFDSNRSGGIVAVNLRDNDELVGAVLCSAGDDLLLVSANGQSIRFSATDEALRPMGRATSGVQGMRFNIDDRLLSLNVVREGTYLLVATSGGYAKRTAIEEYPVQGRGGKGVLTVMYDRRRGRLVGALIVDDDSELYAVTSGGGVIRTAARQVRKAGRQTKGVRLMNLGEGDTLLAIARNAEESGDDNAVDANGADQTGN comes from the coding sequence ATGACAGACACGACGTTGCCGCCTGACGACTCGCTCGACCGGATCGAACCGGTTGACATCGAGCAGGAGATGCAGCGCAGCTACATCGACTATGCGATGAGCGTGATCGTCGGCCGCGCGCTGCCGGAGGTGCGCGACGGGCTCAAGCCCGTGCATCGCCGGGTGCTCTATGCAATGTTCGATTCCGGCTTCCGCCCGGACCGCAGCCACGCCAAGTCGGCCCGGTCGGTTGCCGAGACCATGGGCAACTACCACCCGCACGGCGACGCGTCGATCTACGACAGCCTGGTGCGCATGGCCCAGCCCTGGTCGCTGCGCTACCCGCTGGTGGACGGCCAGGGCAACTTCGGCTCGCCAGGCAATGACCCACCGGCGGCGATGAGGTACACCGAAGCCCGGCTGACCCCGTTGGCGATGGAGATGCTGAGGGAAATCGACGAGGAGACAGTCGATTTCATCCCTAACTACGACGGCCGGGTGCAAGAGCCGACGGTGCTACCCAGCCGGTTCCCCAACCTGCTGGCCAACGGGTCAGGCGGCATCGCGGTCGGCATGGCAACCAATATCCCGCCGCACAACCTGCGTGAGCTGGCCGACGCGGTGTTCTGGGCGCTGGAGAATCACGACGCCGACGAAGAGGAGACCCTGGCCGCGGTCATGGGGCGGGTTAAAGGCCCGGACTTCCCGACCGCCGGACTGATCGTCGGATCCCAGGGCACCGCTGATGCCTACAAAACTGGCCGCGGCTCCATTCGAATGCGCGGAGTTGTTGAGGTAGAAGAGGATTCCCGCGGTCGTACCTCGCTGGTGATCACCGAGTTGCCGTATCAGGTCAACCACGACAACTTCATCACTTCGATCGCCGAACAGGTCCGAGACGGCAAGCTGGCCGGCATTTCCAACATTGAGGACCAGTCTAGCGATCGGGTCGGTTTACGCATCGTCATCGAGATCAAGCGCGATGCGGTGGCCAAGGTGGTGATCAATAACCTTTACAAGCACACCCAGCTGCAGACCAGCTTTGGCGCCAACATGCTAGCGATCGTCGACGGGGTGCCGCGCACGCTGCGGCTGGACCAGCTGATCCGCTATTACGTTGACCACCAACTCGACGTCATTGTGCGGCGCACCACCTACCGGCTGCGCAAGGCAAACGAGCGAGCCCACATTCTGCGCGGCCTGGTTAAAGCGCTCGACGCGCTGGACGAGGTCATTGCACTGATCCGGGCGTCGGAGACCGTCGATATCGCCCGGGCCGGACTGATCGAGCTGCTCGACATCGACGAGATCCAGGCCCAGGCAATCCTGGACATGCAGTTGCGGCGCCTGGCCGCACTGGAACGCCAGCGCATCATCGACGACCTGGCCAAAATCGAGGCCGAGATCGCCGATCTGGAAGACATCCTGGCAAAACCCGAGCGGCAGCGTGGGATCGTGCGCGACGAACTCGCCGAAATCGTGGACAGGCACGGCGACGACCGGCGTACCCGGATCATCGCGGCCGACGGAGACGTCAGCGACGAGGATTTGATCGCCCGCGAGGACGTCGTTGTCACTATCACCGAAACGGGATACGCCAAGCGCACCAAGACCGATCTGTATCGCAGCCAGAAACGCGGCGGCAAGGGCGTGCAGGGTGCGGGGTTGAAGCAGGACGACATCGTCGCGCACTTCTTCGTGTGCTCCACCCACGATTTGATCCTGTTCTTCACCACCCAGGGACGGGTTTATCGGGCCAAGGCCTACGACTTGCCCGAGGCCTCCCGGACGGCGCGCGGGCAGCACGTGGCCAACCTGTTAGCCTTCCAGCCCGAGGAACGCATCGCCCAGGTCATCCAGATTCGCGGCTACACCGACGCCCCGTACCTGGTGCTGGCCACTCGCAACGGGCTGGTGAAAAAGTCCAAGCTGACCGACTTCGACTCCAATCGCTCGGGCGGAATCGTGGCGGTCAACCTGCGCGACAACGACGAGCTGGTCGGTGCGGTGCTGTGTTCGGCCGGCGACGACCTGCTGCTGGTCTCGGCCAACGGGCAGTCCATCAGGTTCTCGGCGACCGACGAGGCGCTGCGGCCAATGGGTCGTGCCACCTCGGGTGTGCAGGGCATGCGGTTCAATATCGACGACCGGCTGCTGTCGCTGAACGTCGTGCGTGAAGGCACCTATCTGCTGGTGGCGACGTCAGGGGGCTATGCGAAACGTACCGCGATCGAGGAATACCCGGTACAGGGCCGCGGCGGTAAAGGTGTGCTGACGGTCATGTACGACCGCCGGCGCGGCAGGTTGGTTGGGGCGTTGATTGTCGACGACGACAGCGAGCTGTATGCCGTCACTTCCGGCGGTGGCGTGATCCGCACCGCGGCACGCCAGGTTCGCAAGGCGGGACGGCAGACCAAGGGTGTTCGGTTGATGAATCTGGGCGAGGGCGACACACTGTTGGCCATCGCGCGCAACGCCGAAGAAAGTGGCGACGATAATGCCGTGGACGCCAACGGCGCAGACCAGACGGGCAATTAA
- a CDS encoding membrane protein (A core mycobacterial gene; conserved in mycobacterial strains (See Marmiesse et al.,2004 PMID:14766927).), with protein MTAPNEPGALSKGDGPNADGLVDRGGAHRAATGPGRIPDAGDPPPWQRAATRQSQAGHRQPPPVSHPEGRPTNPPAAADARLNRFISGASAPVTGPAAAVRTPQPDPDASLGCGDGSPAEAYASELPDLSGPTPRAPQRNPAPARPAEGGAGSRGDSAAGSSGGRSITAESRDARVQLSARRSRGPVRASMQIRRIDPWSTLKVSLLLSVALFFVWMITVAFLYLVLGGMGVWAKLNSNVGDLLNNASGSSAELVSSGTIFGGAFLIGLVNIVLMTALATIGAFVYNLITDLIGGIEVTLADRD; from the coding sequence GTGACTGCACCGAACGAGCCGGGGGCGCTCAGCAAGGGCGACGGCCCGAATGCGGATGGCTTGGTCGACCGTGGGGGCGCACATCGGGCAGCGACCGGGCCAGGCCGCATACCAGATGCTGGAGACCCGCCGCCGTGGCAGCGTGCTGCGACTCGGCAATCCCAAGCGGGGCATCGTCAGCCGCCGCCGGTATCACACCCTGAGGGGCGCCCGACCAACCCGCCCGCCGCCGCCGATGCTCGGCTGAATCGCTTCATCTCCGGTGCGTCTGCCCCGGTGACCGGCCCAGCCGCCGCGGTCAGGACCCCGCAGCCGGATCCCGACGCTTCGCTGGGGTGTGGCGACGGTTCCCCCGCCGAGGCCTATGCCAGCGAGCTGCCCGACCTATCCGGCCCGACTCCGCGGGCCCCGCAACGCAACCCCGCGCCGGCGCGTCCCGCGGAGGGTGGCGCGGGATCGAGAGGGGATTCGGCCGCCGGTTCGAGCGGCGGTCGTTCGATTACCGCTGAGAGTAGAGACGCCCGTGTCCAGCTGTCGGCGCGGCGAAGCCGCGGGCCGGTTCGAGCCAGCATGCAGATCCGACGGATTGATCCATGGAGCACGTTGAAGGTGTCGCTGTTGTTGTCGGTGGCGCTGTTCTTCGTCTGGATGATCACGGTCGCGTTCCTCTACCTGGTGCTCGGCGGTATGGGCGTATGGGCCAAGCTCAACAGCAACGTCGGTGACCTGTTGAACAACGCGAGCGGCAGCAGCGCGGAACTTGTCTCCAGCGGCACCATCTTCGGCGGCGCATTCCTGATCGGCTTGGTCAACATCGTCCTGATGACCGCGCTTGCCACCATCGGTGCGTTCGTCTACAACCTGATCACCGATCTGATCGGCGGCATCGAAGTGACGCTGGCAGACCGGGACTAA
- a CDS encoding cell wall synthesis protein CwsA → MSEQVETRLTPRERLTRGLAYSAVGPVDVTRGLLELGVGLGLQSARSTAAGLRRRYREGRLAREVAAAQETLAQELTAAQDVVANLPQALQDARTQRRSKHHLWIFAGIAAAILAGGAVAFSIVRRSSRPEPSPRPPSVEVQPRS, encoded by the coding sequence ATGAGTGAGCAGGTGGAAACCCGGTTGACCCCACGCGAGCGGCTGACCCGGGGTCTGGCCTACTCTGCGGTGGGTCCGGTGGACGTGACCCGAGGCCTCCTCGAACTCGGGGTCGGACTTGGGCTTCAGTCCGCCCGGTCGACCGCGGCCGGGCTTCGCCGCCGTTACCGGGAAGGCCGATTGGCCCGCGAGGTCGCTGCCGCCCAAGAGACGCTCGCTCAAGAGCTGACCGCTGCCCAGGACGTGGTGGCCAACCTACCGCAGGCCCTACAGGACGCCCGGACCCAACGTCGCAGCAAACACCACCTCTGGATCTTCGCGGGGATCGCGGCGGCCATCCTCGCCGGCGGTGCCGTCGCCTTCAGCATCGTCCGGCGCTCGTCGCGACCGGAGCCGTCGCCCCGACCACCGAGCGTCGAGGTGCAACCGCGCTCCTGA
- the ppiA gene encoding iron-regulated peptidyl-prolyl cis-trans isomerase PpiA (alternate gene name: cfp22; belongs to the cyclophilin-type PPIase family.): MADCDSVTNSPLATATATLHTNRGDIKIALFGNHAPKTVANFVGLAQGTKDYSTQNASGGPSGPFYDGAVFHRVIQGFMIQGGDPTGTGRGGPGYKFADEFHPELQFDKPYLLAMANAGPGTNGSQFFITVGKTPHLNRRHTIFGEVIDAESQRVVEAISKTATDGNDRPTDPVVIESITIS; encoded by the coding sequence ATGGCAGACTGTGATTCCGTGACTAACAGCCCCCTTGCGACCGCTACCGCCACGCTGCACACTAACCGCGGCGACATCAAGATCGCCCTGTTCGGAAACCATGCGCCCAAGACCGTCGCCAATTTTGTGGGCCTTGCGCAGGGCACCAAGGACTATTCGACCCAAAACGCATCAGGTGGCCCGTCCGGCCCGTTCTACGACGGCGCGGTCTTTCACCGGGTGATCCAGGGCTTCATGATCCAGGGTGGCGATCCAACCGGGACGGGTCGCGGCGGACCCGGCTACAAGTTCGCCGACGAGTTCCACCCCGAGCTGCAATTCGACAAGCCCTATCTGCTCGCGATGGCCAACGCCGGTCCGGGCACCAACGGCTCACAGTTTTTCATCACCGTCGGCAAGACTCCGCACCTGAACCGGCGCCACACCATTTTCGGTGAAGTGATCGACGCGGAGTCACAGCGGGTTGTGGAGGCGATCTCCAAGACGGCCACCGACGGCAACGATCGGCCGACGGACCCGGTGGTGATCGAGTCGATCACCATCTCCTGA